The Deinobacterium chartae DNA window CGCGGGTCGGCCACGAAGCTGCTGGCGGTGAGCGGACGGCCAGTGGCGTACACGATCACGTCACGCTCCTGGCCCTGGAAGGCGTCCACCGTGTCCACGGCCACCTCGAGGCCCGGCAGCTCGAGGCCGCTCAAGGAGCGGCGGGTGGCGTTCACCTGGGCGCGGTAGGCGCAGATCACCGCGACCCGCAGCGGTTCTTGTCCGGCAGGGCGGCAGTGGCGGCCCAGGTTGAGCAGCAGGGTCCGGGTGGCGTTCACCTGGGCGTCGTTGCGCCAGCTGGTACCGACCCGCGCCGGGCGACCCGGCAGGTCCCACCACAGCGCGCGGGGACTGCTGTCGAGCTCGGGGTCGGGCAGGCTGCGGTCGCTCAGGGTGCCGGTGGCGAGGCGCCCGTCGTAGTAGGCTTCGCTGACCACCCGCCCGATCGAGGGATGCATGCGGTACTGGGTGGTGAGCGTGTGGGTGAGCTGCGGCGGCAGCGCGCTGCGGCCCGCCTCGGGCACGCCGCTGAACAGCTCCTCGAACAGCGAACGCTCGATGTCGCGCGTCTGGAAGCCGTGCGCGCGTAGCGCGTCGCGGGTGACGCTCTCGAGGTGGGCGGGCAGCTGCTTGTGGTCTCCTACCAGCACCACGCGCTTGCCGCGCAGCATCGCCACCAGCAGCTCGGGCAAGGTGGCGCGCGCGGCCTCGTCGATGATCACCAGGTCAAAGGCGCTCACGTCGTCGAGGCGCCGCAGCAGTTGCGGCAGGCGCATCAGCGTGGCGCCGTACACGTTGGCGGCGCGCGCGTAAGCGTCTTCCACGCTGCGCTCGCCCACGCGCGCGCGCCACTCGGAGAGCTCCTCGCCGCCCGCTTCCAGCGAGCGCTGCCGCACCCGCTCGGTCCAGGCGCTGAACTCGGGCGAGATGCGGGTGGTGCGGTCGTCGCGGTAGCACAAAAAGTCACGCGGCAGCTCGGTGCCGCGCCGCTTGACGCCCTCGAGGCGCTCGAAGACATTGCTGACCGCGGCGCGCGACTGCGAGGTCACCAGGATGCGGACGTGCGGGTTGCGGGCGATCTCGTGCAAGATCAGCTCGGTGATGGTGGTGGTCTTGCCGGTGCCGGGCGGTCCCTGCAGCGCAAACAGGTCCTGCGAGGCCAGCATGCGCCCGATTAGGGCGCGGGTGGGCAGCTCGGGTTCCAGCGGCTGGAACAGCCGGGCCGCCGGGATGGGCGGCCCGCTGCGGGCCGAGGCCGGGTCGAGCAGCACGCGGGCGAGGTCCGGGTTGGCCGCGCGCCCCTCGAGCAGGTCCTGCAGCGCCCGGGCCGCGCGGTCGAGCAGGGCGGAGCGCCCGATGTCGAGCAGTTCCAGCTCGCCGTGGTCGGGGAGCGAGGCGCCGGGCGCGAGCAGCACGCGCAGGTCCTCGCCCTGCCACGACACGCCGCGCCCCACCACCCGGCCCCGCACCCGCAGGGTGATGTCGTCCGGGTCGTTCCAGGCCTCGCGCCATTCGGGCAGCGGAGCACCGCCCTGCCAGCGCTCGGCGTGCAGGACGCGCAGCGTGACCGTGTGATCGCGCGCGCGCGCCACCACGCGCACGGTGACCCGCTGGTGGTAGAGCGCTTCGAACTGTTCGCGTTCGCTTTCCAGCGAGAACTGGCCGATCACGTAGCCCTGCCACGCGCGCAGCGCGGCTCCCAAGTCCGGGCCACCGGCCGAGCCGGTGAAGTGGGCGATCAAGGCGTCCGCCGAGCGGCCTTCCTCGAAACGCACGCCTACCTTGACCAGTTGCGACTGCGTGCGCGGATCCGGTGTTTCGCGGGTAATGCGCATCACCTTGAGGTGCGCGGTGGGCCTCGAGGGGCGCGAGCGTACCAGGAACAGCCG harbors:
- a CDS encoding AAA domain-containing protein produces the protein MLHTPAALRALTEHAALLLRERLRAAAEPTLAPLEEVTVSPQGEVRLGYAAVPLPGGIFSARKPPSLAGRAEQAARVVRAVRAAHACELVHGELSAEHLSVNASGDLQVVGMGAANLLSLTDHVPRPKPHDDHRALGLLVRQVLCWAARPPEDQVLPAGVGPALEALRSEDSAVRAGALDALERALHAASLEARGSFGLEFPPNILARDGVTLEELLAELALPLRAQMLPVHADTGLPAFALFTPRLRLFLVRSRPSRPTAHLKVMRITRETPDPRTQSQLVKVGVRFEEGRSADALIAHFTGSAGGPDLGAALRAWQGYVIGQFSLESEREQFEALYHQRVTVRVVARARDHTVTLRVLHAERWQGGAPLPEWREAWNDPDDITLRVRGRVVGRGVSWQGEDLRVLLAPGASLPDHGELELLDIGRSALLDRAARALQDLLEGRAANPDLARVLLDPASARSGPPIPAARLFQPLEPELPTRALIGRMLASQDLFALQGPPGTGKTTTITELILHEIARNPHVRILVTSQSRAAVSNVFERLEGVKRRGTELPRDFLCYRDDRTTRISPEFSAWTERVRQRSLEAGGEELSEWRARVGERSVEDAYARAANVYGATLMRLPQLLRRLDDVSAFDLVIIDEAARATLPELLVAMLRGKRVVLVGDHKQLPAHLESVTRDALRAHGFQTRDIERSLFEELFSGVPEAGRSALPPQLTHTLTTQYRMHPSIGRVVSEAYYDGRLATGTLSDRSLPDPELDSSPRALWWDLPGRPARVGTSWRNDAQVNATRTLLLNLGRHCRPAGQEPLRVAVICAYRAQVNATRRSLSGLELPGLEVAVDTVDAFQGQERDVIVYATGRPLTASSFVADPRRLNVAFSRAQRLLVVIGDRARSFEGDLARVARYFAPLPPAYTQETPYASRSHSRRERPGPRSVPAVERRGGSHVPDPASPTRSGGPARRRRRRQPG